In Candidatus Paceibacterota bacterium, the DNA window TTTTTAAAATAAAAAAACGTCTTAAACAAAAATTTTTCCCTGTTTTTGTAAAAGATATCAAAACTGCTAAAAACATTGCAAAAATTAATAAAAAAGAAGAATCTTTTCTTAAAAAATGTTGGCCCGGAAAGACTACGGTTGTACTCGAAAAAAAAACTTTTAAAATTTACGGTGTTGATAAAAAGAAAATTGCTCTTCGCGTCCCGAACTATAAACCATTGAATTTGTTATTAAAAAAAATGAACGCCCCACTTATTCAAACTTCGGCAAATATTGCGGGTAAAAAACCAAAAAAAGACCCAAAAGAGATTATAAAAGATTTTAAAGAAAGAAAACTAAGGCCAGATTTGATAATAGATGACGGCGTTTTGGAAAATAAGCCATCAACACTAATTAATTTAACAACCTCTCCCTATAAAATTTTACGGAACTAAGATTATCATCGTTCTCTTTCCTTTATAAACATTTCCACTATTCCATTCATGGAGTGCGTTTTTAATGGTGCTATAACTATAAGAAAAATTCTCTCCTCTTTTTGTCCCAGGATCATTTGTAATAATTTTTCTTTCTGTATAACCAATAGCAACTAAAGCATGGTATAGGGGCCCTGGGCTTTTATAATATGGGTTATTCAATAATCTTCCTGCTGTTGGCAAAATAACAGGATTTCCTTTCGCTATTTCTTTTTTAATGTCATTAATCGAAACGTTATATGAAACTTTAACATTTTTATATCCGTAATATTCTTTAGCTAATTTTGCAATTTCTTTTGCCTCAAGATCGAAGTGCCCTCCCCAGTTCTTTTTCTGATAATTTACCATTCCCATAATTTCTTTATCGGAAACTACAGGAGTTAAGTCTTTTTTCTTGTAAAAATAATGGGCTATTAAAATTGCTGCTTCCTCGCATGCCTCATTATGATCGTGATCCCATTTTGCAAATGGAGCTTGTGGTGTGAATGGAACATTTTTTATTTTATAAGTTTCGGAAATTTCTTCTTTTGCTTCGGTAACTTTTGGCTTTAAGGTCGGTGTTGATTTTGGACTTGGCCTTGGTGAGATTGTTAGAGGTTTTTCTTCTATTATTTCTG includes these proteins:
- a CDS encoding L-threonylcarbamoyladenylate synthase — its product is MEVIKLNKKNQQKTIGLATDYIKAGKIIIFPTDTVYGILCDAKNKKAVNRVFKIKKRLKQKFFPVFVKDIKTAKNIAKINKKEESFLKKCWPGKTTVVLEKKTFKIYGVDKKKIALRVPNYKPLNLLLKKMNAPLIQTSANIAGKKPKKDPKEIIKDFKERKLRPDLIIDDGVLENKPSTLINLTTSPYKILRN
- a CDS encoding C39 family peptidase yields the protein MRNNKTFKSEIIEEKPLTISPRPSPKSTPTLKPKVTEAKEEISETYKIKNVPFTPQAPFAKWDHDHNEACEEAAILIAHYFYKKKDLTPVVSDKEIMGMVNYQKKNWGGHFDLEAKEIAKLAKEYYGYKNVKVSYNVSINDIKKEIAKGNPVILPTAGRLLNNPYYKSPGPLYHALVAIGYTERKIITNDPGTKRGENFSYSYSTIKNALHEWNSGNVYKGKRTMIILVP